A genome region from Solanum pennellii chromosome 12, SPENNV200 includes the following:
- the LOC107007679 gene encoding 40S ribosomal protein S19-3-like: protein MEAARSVKDVSPHDFVKAYAAHLKRSGKMELPEWTDIVKTGKLKELAPYDADWYYIRAASMARKIYLRGGIGVGGFRRIYGGNQRNGSRPRHFCKSSGSVARHILQQLQNMNIIDFEPKGGRRITSSGQRDLDQVAGRIAVAC from the exons ATGGAGGCAGCAAGAAGTGTGAAAGATGTTTCACCCCACGACTTTGTCAAGGCTTATGCCGCTCATCTCAAGCGCTCCGGAAAG ATGGAGCTTCCTGAATGGACTGATATAGTTAAGACTGGTAAGCTAAAGGAGCTTGCCCCATATGATGCTGATTGGTACTACATCAGAGCTG CTTCCATGGCAAGGAAGATCTATTTGAGAGGAGGTATTGGTGTTGGTGGGTTCCGAAGAATCTATGGTGGAAACCAGAGGAATGGAAGCCGTCCACGTCACTTTTGCAAGAGCAGTGGTTCAGTTGCACGCCACATTCTTCAACAGTTGCAGAACATGAACATCATTGACTTTGAGCCTAAGGG CGGAAGGAGGATCACATCCAGTGGTCAGCGGGATCTTGACCAAGTTGCCGGAAGAATTGCTGTTGCTTGTTAA